AGTAAGATAACCCACATCCACTAAGGGCGCCTCTCGTGGGTCCTTGGAGCGGAGAGTGACGGTGCCGCGGCTCTTGGGATGCAGCAGGATGGGTCTCATGGTGAACCCTCTCTCCCCGTAAATCTCGCCAAggtaattctttattttctgaaaATTAAGACGTGTTGTGCTTAAAACTGTTTAGCTGCCTTCTAATTAAGTTTTAGTTGTTTATTTTAATATCTATATTGCgaaatttttaaatattttttttcaatatcttcacttcttttcacaTGTATTGCATGTACATAAGAGAATGTTATGTATACACCTATGTAGGTGTGTAATGTGTATGTCTGATGAAGTGAGTGAGCTTGAACGTGTTGCTGCTCGATGTACCACTCACGTAGGCGTCAAGGTTGTAGGCAGCGGGAGAGAAAAAACCGTAGTCTTGGGCTAGGGTGGCACCGACAAGAAGTATCTGAATGTCGGGCCATTGTGGGTCTCCCCTAGGGCTGGCCTTGACCCACGCGTCCAGCACGTCCACCGGGGGGCGCGCTAACCCCCCTGTTGGCACCAGGCACAAGCACATTCTTAAACCACTTATTTCAGATGATGATCACCTATAATATCAATTATAAATCGCTCTTGCTTGTCTGCCTCTCAGTGTATTCTGCATGTGGGCCTCTTCATGTTCACTTGTAAACACTACTAAAACCACCCTGAACAGTCTCCAGTGTTGTATTGCTAAGTGAAACAGTAAAGCGTGGAATGTGTTAAAATTTCCGAGTTCAAATACGCTGATGTTTGCCTTTGTCTTCTAGTACTTGGTATATCATGTTATTGGCAAAGTTTGGACTTAAATGATCACAAATCGCACATTTCACTAAAAACTCTTCCGATTTTTTCCCATATtattctgtatatatatttttttttaacaatcaGTTGTGTGTTAGGATACGCTTGTCACCTGCATTGTAtctaaaatgaaagagagagagagagagagagagagagagagagagagagagagagagagagagagagagagagagcatcctgaCATCAGTTTGTTGCAAATGACACCTGAAATATTAAGACTTAGGTGAAAACCGTACAAGTTTCACTCAGCTAACTAGTAAAGGAGTCTTGATGATATGTAACTGACCCTCTCTGCTTTTTATGTACTGTGTGACGTCATTGATGGTTAACGGCAGAGGCTGCTCTGAGCCGTCCGTGGCACGCGGAAGAGTCCAGCTGAGGCCGCTAAGAGACACGTGGTCATGTAGATTCTGTCCAACACCGGGCAAGTGCCTCACCATCTTTACCTGCGGATGAATAACTTGGCGTGTATTGTCTCTGGTAGCTAGAGCCCAGCATTATTGTGTTTGGAACTTATATATATGATTTCACTTCAACAAACATAAgctgaataataaaaaggaaagaaaaatggctgGCTTCCTTAAGCGATGCTGTTCGTAACGTTACAAATGTTGCAAATACTGCCACAGGAGTGCCCAGTGTCTCACCTTGTGTTGTTCCAAGTGTTTGCCAGGCCCGACACCGGATAAGAGCAGTAGGTGGGGCGAGCCCAGAGCTCCTGCCGACAACACCACCTCGCGACGTACACCCACGCGTACCTTCTGCggtggtgatgaaaaaaaaaaaaaaaaaaacttagaaacCAGAAAATGGACGTAGTGCACCATCTCCTGAACGCACCACCAGCCTAATCTGAAAGGATCAGACCAAATGTTCCACCAGAATATACTAAATGCTTCCCAAGGATATGCCAAATCATGTCAACTTGTTACATGTTAAGAGGAAGTCTGtaatgaaaaacataaaaaaactagTTACAGTTTTCCTTATCTGCAAATTCTGACATAAACCGACTTTTCCCAAATTTCTTATAAGGCCTAAATGAATTGGGCAAAATAAGTCAGCCCTTCACCTCCAATGGCAGATTGGGGGGTGGTACATTGGAACCAGGCATGTGGTACACTGGAACTTTATACGTGGTGCATTCAGTTATTCAGTGGTGCATTCAGACCATAATTCCTTAGAAACAATGAATACTGTCCCAACCATCCATTGATATTGCCATTATTAGTGTAATTTAAAGGAAACGTAGAGGAAGAAATATTCTTTTCTCCATGGCCTGACCTTGTGATTGTATTCAAACAGGACACCGACTGCTCGAAGCTTTTTATTGAACAGGATCTGAAAAAGTGAGTGACGAGTGAGCATGGATGCCCGAGTTGGTTAAGCAGTGCGCCTGAGAACGCTTTTTACAGTAAAGGTGATGTCACACTAtcactttttccgtcgattaatgcgatttccgtctaGTTTTCAgcgttccgcatgaacttatcgcatgaatttttcagacgatagggatcgtttccgtctgcaaattttccgcctttgtttacataccaagaccaagacctcAAGACTTGCCGCgcctcctcaacctgcttctacgtgcattggttctaccactaaccatgaacgcatccatgcacgctttttggcttgtttagctcgtctaagtttcgtaatacacagtattacgttcagagcagcgtagctttgccgcagcgtggcctccatgtttgtgtttacattgtgttggcgggaagtgacgacggaaagtgacgacgaaacaccatttgtgtgtgacaggccgcagccaaaatattatcgattttctgaaaaacgacggaaaaagtagacggaaaaagtgctagtgtgacaccgccttaactGTATCATGGAGACTGTGCGCAGGATGACCAGACGTCCCATGTTATAAGGGACTGTCAGATattcaaaatgtgtgtgtgtgtgtgtgtgtgtgtgtgtgtgtgtgtgtgtgtgtgtgtgtgtgtgtgtgtgtgtgtgtgtgtgtgtgtgtgtgtgtcaaagaaaagaacaggtcGACGAccaaaaaatatcacaaaaaagGTGCTCATTCACAGTTACACAAcacgttaacacacacacacacacacacacacacacacacacacacacacacacacacacacacacacacacctgagtcaCGGTGGCGGAGTGCAGCACGTGCAGGTTGGATCGCTTGGTGGCGGGACGCAGGAAGGCCTCAGCGGTGGAGCTTCTTGTCCCACCCCGGATGGTGAAGGTGGCGTTACCGGGGAAGCCTAATCCAAAGCCACAACCAAATCCAAAACAAGTGAgctggtgtctgtgtgtgtgtgtgtgtgtgtgtgtgtgtgtgtgtgtgtcaatgtttaTAGTCTACCAATCGACATGTGAAGCACAAAACTTGAGCgttatatattttctcctttgtggttcagtgtgtgtgtgtgtgtgtgtgtgtgtgtgtgtgtgtgtgtgtgtgtgtgtgtgtgtgtgtgtgcgcgcgcatcaATTCACGGATTCACAGTCaaccctattctctctctctctctctctctctctctctctggcactgtACAAATTGTTCacgatttttccctttttctttatattcattggaaaaaaaaaatacttttgaGCTTCAGTGCATGTACTACTTTTTATATGGTTTCTTTGCCTCTTGCGATccaacacagacaaaaaaaatgtttgtaaaAAATCAAGTttcggtcagagagagagagagagagagagagagagagagagagagagagagagagagagagagagagagagaagcagctaAGCAAATACTCACAAAACAGgcagaaagtaaacaaaacaggcAGGACGGACTCACCTAATTGCTCAGGACCAGCGTTGTCGACGATAGGATAACCGAGCTGCCTCCCGGCCTCGATGAAACGCTGACTGAGACTTCCTAAAGGTGCTTGCGTCACTCCTAGGGGTCCACCGCGTCCGTGAAACCTCTCTGCCGATAGCGTCATGCAAGGTCTTGGCGTGATGAAGGCGTTAGTCTGCTAGTTACTATCAACTAACAATAGTATATTAACCTTTCTGTTATCCATAATTTTTCTGGATGTTAAAAGCGTCATTcgtgaagagaaatgagagaagactTCTTGTATATTGTTGCTTAGGGTTACGGGAGGTTATGCTTACGCTTGAATTTGATTTAGGAAACTCATCCATCCTGCTTTACGAGATGTTATTCTACACGGCTTTTGGAGAGTGTGAGTGGCGTTAACGAATTGTGCAGTAAGGAGTGGATAAGTCTCGAAACTTTAGGAtgagtgaatggaaggaggacAGCGTTAACCTTGAAAACGCTAAATTTAAGCCGAATATGACACAGGAAAAGCAAGTTGTTAACTGAGTACCGTAgacaaaatcaaatgaaaagaaaagaaagagaagcgtTGGCTTGCCTGTCTCAGAGGGAGGCGTTCCGATAAAGTCCTCAGACTTAATGAAGTATGGCAGGACGGAGGCATAATCCCAGCCGGGATTTCCAAGAGCTTCCCAGGCATCGTAGTCTCTCCTGTTGCCGCGGCTGTAGACCATACCGTTCACCGTGGAGCCACCGCCAAGCACCCGCCCCTGCAGCAGCACTGCGGCCTGGAGCGAGGTCAGTAAATTCTCAACACTCTCCTTTAGCTGCAAATTATGAAAGGCAGTGTGATAATACATCTGTGATTTTACCTGATTAATGCTATACTTGAGAGCATTCCGTTGCGGGACCGTCTCGTGGCGAAAGAGCGTGGGATACCCTGGCAGATATATGAGAGCTGAAAATGCAGGTACTGCGGTATCTGCAGGAGGTGGAGGTCCAGCCTCCACCAGCAAAACCCGCCAGTCTGCCACCTCAGACAACCGTGCCGCCATCACACTGCCGGCTGATCCTCCGCCCACTGCAATGTCATGTACCATTATGTTAAGAGCTACTCATGTACTGCAAATAACGTGATGTGTTCACACCATGAAGCCAAAGCAGAATCGTCGCAAGTTATTGCAGAGATCGTGAAAAAGGCAGGGCAGCAGTCCCTCAACGTTCTAATCTGTTGGGGATGAACTTACCAACCACGAAGTCATATTCGGCGTCGAGGTGTGCAGGTGGGTGAAAATCGCTGGGTGGAGCTAGGAAAAGAACGGCCTCCAGCAGGAGACGCAGCATTGGCAACGTTCCTATCATGAAGAGGCCGATACCTGCACTCCGTatcaaattcaaattcaaactCATGTTGTCTCCGTTATCTGAACAGTCTGTGCTgttgaggaatgaaagaagactgTAGAGTGACTTTGTACAACCCAGTTATTGGTTTGAAGATAACCGTCTTGTGTTTCTCGATGTTAATCGCAATAGTTCTGTGGTGATGACATAAAAAATAGAATGTTAAATAAATACGAGTATAGGCATGACATTGCCTGAGGCGctatttccttttacttccaTCATCAAGGTTATATAAACATACTGTCTGAATCGGGGAATTTCATGCTAGtcattacttttctctccaacacacacacacacacacacacacacacacacacacacacacacacacacacacacacacacacacactcctctcgaTTTCCCCGACCTGTAACACCCACGAAACTCTCGAACCAGAATCTGAACACGAAGCATTACATCTCaaaaagcaacagcaacagcgtTATTATCAACACTATTagcaatatcatcatcatctgattAGCAATGAAATGTTGATAGGGAGACGTCCTTGTTGATTTTTGAATACCaccactcctttctctccacctcctcttgtcATACTTGAACCATATTCTAAAGCACTTCTGCGCCGCTTTGTAGAAAACTCGGCAGTCATTAAACACATATGCAGTGGAGAGAAAATAGTGTGATTTCCTTGGCAGATGGCGgcagatggagagatagatgaataagcaaatagggggtgaaagaaggaaaaaaaaaagagaaaggtaatTTTTTACTCGACTTTGCTTGCCTCACTTACATGTAGGCCTGGAAAGTGTCCCAAAGGCGGTATTGTGTAATGATTAAAGGGGGGACACAACCAAATGGGGGGAAAAGAAATCTTACTTTAGACTACAAGTGGTATAAGATTACATGGAACCGCGAGATGTGTCATTACACCTAACCACAAGAGACAGCACTATACAGAACCACGGGGTGACAGCACTAAACCACAGGgaatgacaacaaaaaaacaggaaaaacaattaCATAGAACCACAGGGGAGCAAGTACACAGAAGCACAGGGGACAACTACACAGAACCACAGGGGACAACTAAACAGAACCACAGGGGACAACTAAACAGAACCACAGGGGAGAACCACAGGGGGACAACTACACAGAACCACAGGGGGGAACAACAACACAGAACCACAGGGAACAACTACACAGAACCACAAGGGAACAACTACACAACCACAGGAGGACAACTATACAGAACCACAGGAGGACAACTACACAGAACCACAGGGGAGAACTACACAGAATCACAGGGGGACAACTACATAGAACCACAGGAGGACAACTATACAAAACCACAGGGAAGAACCACAGGAGGACAACTACACAGAACCACAGGGGAGCAACTACACAGAACCACAGGGGTGACTACACAGAACCACAGGGAGGCAACCAAACAGAACTACAGGAGTAAAGTACACAACCACAGGAGAGAACCACACAGAATCACAGGGGGACAACTACACAGAACCACAGGGGAGAACCACACAGAATCACAGAAGGTCAACTGCATAGGACCAAAGAGGATAGCACTGCACGTAATCACAGAAAACGGCTTTACAACTAGACTAGACCATAACACACCGGTATTCAgacacccgtattcagaaacgccttccctcccatgcaccacgacagttttccaaggccacatggACGACTAGCTggatttttaagacagtttctccttttgataaactagaaatcttggcaatctatcaccagaaccataatgacactcttaaaaatacgagtatctgcagctggagcctttggaaagcagtgatggtcaGAGAGGAAAGTGTTTCAGAGCACGGGCCAGAGGAGCTTACCGCGGGGAGAGGAGAGTGCGAGGAAGGCGGTACGTGGACAATGAGTGAGAGGTGAGTCGGTGGTCACTTCTCCATGGCTACTGCGCTGGCCGTTCTGCACAGCTACCCACCAAAGCGAtaaccttcaccttccttccttccttcctctccgcctaccttcccctccctttgccTCTTGCGTGTGAACGCTCCGACCGCTTGCGTtgattaatacatttttttttcagtggtgtTCCTTATAAATGTTTCTCTTCTattgttttattcctttttttgtgtgtgattctaTGAAATTGATTGTTTAGGAtgattttctctttatattgtttttgctgttgttgttggtggtggtgatggtggtggtggtggtggtgatagtggtggcacTACAAATGTATTAGAAGCTGCAACATTGGGATGTGTACtatatacattttcttctattactggcctattgtgtgtgtgtgtgtgtggaggggaaggggggagagagggtgtGGTGTACAAAAATGGTGTTACATTATCAGTCGTTTTCATTTTGGACTGCAGTAACCTGGCGGCTCAGCGCGCGGCCATGACACACATGCGGACGTGCGAACACGCCTAAGTAACTTTTACTTGCAGGCCTTTGTACTATCTGGCATTAAAACCGCAAATACTGTGACCCTGACCTTCTCATACAAAACAATACTGAGTACATTCCATTGTcattcaccaacacacacccataTACGAGTACAATATAGACTACCGACACACACCTATACGGCCTTGCACGAGATGTCAGAACACGGCTGAATGACTTTTACCTCTGCATTATTGTCCACTAAATGAAAACCACGAGTCTTGTAACCTAGGTAATTGTTTCATCAGGAATAAGAATACTAAGGGGAAGAAAGATGCAATTGTTTGGAAACTACCCGAGATAAAAGTTATAGTACTCGTATAACGaagtcagaagaaaaaaaaaatatatatatattagagttTGGTCAGAAAGCAAAATTCACGAACAAATGAACTGGAATAAAAGCGACGTAAACATTATCCGGCGGGACCGTTGCCAAGAGAGGAGCTGGCACGGGCACTGCTGCCTTGGCGTTGAGACTAATTATATTGACTCCTCAGAGCATGACACTGGCTTCGGCTCTGTGCCTGGGATAATAATAAGTGATGAGTAAAAGAATGTATACTATGCTTTATTTTTCGTAGTATACACAAACCACTGAATTAATGTCCCAAATAACAGCACCAGTAATGGTTGACAGGGGCATCcgtcataatgtaaataaatgacgCAGTTTGGACTGCGGGTGCCATTGGTGACTTGCAATAGAGTTTGTGTTCCCACCTGTTGGGTCGAGCCTCGCCCAGTTGTCCTGAGACAGTGCTTGAGACAGCGGCtgcgtgtgtgtggcaggaTTTAGCGTACACTATTACTTCACGTCTTGTGCGAGTGACTACGCTGCTTTCATCGGCCCGGCCAGCCTGATGTGACGATGGGACTATCGCATCGTATAGCTTTCCGTCTTTACGCAGCCAATTTTTACGCCAAACGCCTGCACTCCCTCCCGCCTGTTGCTGCCTCATTCCTTCTCATCGGAAAGGGCCGGAATCGGTGCCCACAGCGTCAACGTCACCCACTTATCGGTAGGATAAACTATTTTTGCAATGAACGTTCCCATTTTGATAAAAAGGAATGCCAGAGTGGTCGTTCCGCCTCCTTGAATTATACACGTGTCATTCAGTGTGATCCTGTCATCGAGACCTATGATGCCAAACTTAATATCTTGCTAGAAAAATGCTTCTTATTCACAGTAACACTCAAAAACATTGAATCCCACAGCGGCGACGCTTCTCTTCTTACTAGTGCTTCCTTGGACACTGACTCAGCAGCAGGGTCAGCAGGCTGCCCTGCTCATGGCTGCCCTTAGCGTCATCACGGTGCTATTGATATGTGGTTTGCAAACCACCGCAGCCATCCCGCCTGAGCTGGGTGAGCGCTGACAGTAACCAGCAGCCTATTGTTGGCTATATAAGCTTCATTCATAAGTCATAAACAATTATCAACATCTGTTCATTAGTATAATGCTTCTTTACATCACGCGTATTCTTCTCTCATATCATTGGttttattgtaaaaaaaaaactgcaaacttTATTCTTTGACGCTGCAataactcctttctctctcccgccCTTTTTTCGGTATCATCATCCAGATTAAATGCAGTACTAACTTGTTTCTCCCTCTGAAGGCGACGGTTGGTGGACGCGACTCAGTGACAATTGGTGGTGGCAGGAGTTCCTCCCTCAGGTTCTACTGCGGATGAAGCGTCGCTTCTTGAACTTTGAATCTGCATATCTAAAGCTGAAAAacttctctctcttaatcaatCAGGTGAAATGTTTAGGGTAGAATAGTGATTTATCTTCTGGATTAATCAAAGATTTAAATCTATGTTTATTCTGTGATATCATCTCCAAACTGTCTGCATCACGAACTCCCTCTCAAGTGAGtgaaaaattttctttttatgccatACATTTTGTTCATAGAACAATTTCATTTCAGCTGGTGTTCTTCACGATGTGTGAACGCCTATTGATGGAGCAACAGAAGTTGACAAGTCTCTACACCTTGATGTTTTTCAACGTTATTATCTACTGCGTTGCTTATGTTAAGGTAATGTTCCCTAAATCTTCATGCTTTCCTTCCTGCTATAAATTGAGTGTGTAAAATGCAGTTCTTATCTGGTAACATGGCAGTCCCAGATCCAGATTTGTTCTAGTACTGATAAATAGTATAGTATGCTTGTGTTACCTTTGGGTAAACCTTATCATTCAAAACTTACAAACGCTATGGTTGTTTTGGTTGACGGTTTCTGCTCTATGGGCCCGGCACGTGAGTGTcgtaagtgggctttttttaaaTTGCAATTTTTGTTGCATAGATAGAAAAATTACTTGGTCTTTCCATCTGCTATTCAtcgtttctttttcagttttctttagtGAGGTATGATTGTTTCGAGAAGTGTGTTGTATTCAGAGTTTCATTTCGTTCAGATGAGGAGTGTTTCATATGTAAGTGTGTAGTTAGTGAGTGTTTCATATGGTAGTGTGtaggaggtggtcctcgcacgcctcaggatgggctgcaccctccccacccacatgctcccctacattgccaacacctttccaccacagtgttccacatGCAATATCACCCTatctgtcgagcacatcctgcttcactgtgtgcgttatcgtgaggaaaGGCGGCCTTTGacggcgtattgccggggtcgcggcctcccgctaactCAGACCACCCTTCTGGGTGACGAACatccggatgtggtcgatagactgatgatttatctgactgagaccaatttaatcagagagttgtgatttatgtgtatatattatgcaatttattcttcactctgtaaatatttgaaaatatatatgtatgtaaataaaagtatgaaagtgtgtatgattccaattttgcgtgatctaatgtgaatgtatatatgcaatacgtagtgatactacgtagccaacctgtgtgattgtgagttatccctcccttccccatgccctgacaaaggacaatagttttgagataggtataggatccttgtgtgaatgaagagtgcatgaaaatgtgtgtggatatttaatgttaaaatattaaaacaaataaaaaaaggttaaaattaAAATTActatataaatagaaataaataaataaataaagccaataaaaaaaataaaaggcctaattttaaagaaatacaagtcataaaaacaataaaataaataaatggcctaatgcccaagacagggtgatggccaaaaaaaaaaaaaaaaaaatgtcggtAGTGTATGATGATGTGTGCTGTGTCATGCAGGAAGTGGTGGAGCGAGAGGATTGGACCATGTACGTCAACATAGCGCGGACGTCCAATGTGCGACACCTGGCGCTGTCCACCACCAAGATGGTTCTGGAGTGGACGAAAGCCGTGACGTTCATCATCACGGTGGTGTTCCTCCTGTTGGTGATGGGACTCGAGAAAGGTCTCAAAGATTACGCGCCCACTCCAGGCTATCTCATCCTCACCGGCGTCTACTTCCTGGTAACAGAGAAATTCTCCACCAAAATAGTTGGTACTTGGTTCGATAACAAAAAGTTCGAACCCTTTGAGGGGATGGAGTGTCTGTACTGGCCGACACTGCTGCTCGCCTCTCACCTcaccctctccactctcctcacACTCTTGTGCGTCTCCACCTTCAACTTCAGGCTTGTCCTGCTGTCCAGCTTCACCAATCTCCGGGTCAAGTATCGAGAGCTGCGGGACGATTGCATCAAGCCTCTACAACACGAGCTGGCCACGCTGTCCTCCTACCGGCCGGCTAATCGCTCTGAGGTAAGGCGCCACGACGACGTGTGTGCCGTGTGTTTGGCGCCTATGAGCAGTGCCCGCGTCACTCCCTGTTACCACCTCTTCCACGGAGACTGCCTACGACGGTGCCTGAAGGAATCCAACAAGTGTCCCATTTGCCAGTATCACCTGTGATCTCTCAATGAGCTTGAAGTAAGTTGTGataactcttcttttttcactgtttACATTAGAGATTTAGCTATTAACTGTCAGAATCTTATAATGATACAAGCTCTCTATGTACTGGATGTGAACCAATTACGGGAAATAAATGTCTATATTGTCGAGCGTATTACCATTCCAGATTATACGAATTACGTACGATAGGACTCACAAACGAAAACATTACAttgaaaaaagtgtaattacgCTGTAACTGACAAGGAACcctgcaaaaaaaaacatgaaaaagaccagtagaattaagagaaggaccaggaggaggaggaggaggaggagaaggaggagggcggggagggagaaagaagaacggGGAAAGGTTACAACTTCATCAAAACAGATCGACCAGtagaattaagaggaggaggaggaagaggagaaggaagaggaggaggaggaggaggagggcggggagagaggcaagaagaatggggaaagggaaaagttaCAGCTCCGATCGACCAGtagaattaagaggaggaggaagaggaggaggaggaggaaggggagggaggaaagaagaacaggGAAAGGTTACAACTCCATCAAAACAGAtcgaggaaggggaaaaaaaaaatcgaggaaTTGTATGCAtataggataagagagagagagagagagagagagagagagagagagagagagagagagagagaggatgtttaCGTTTTACCATCactgatatttatttttcatattttgttattgtcttctttATAATTCAGTTTAGACATTGTTACCCGCGCTGACACATACACAAGAAACGTAAGTAAGAAACACATTTCATTCAGTAAACAAAGAGAGACGAATAGTGAACAAGGTAGGTCATCCAGGCTGACTGAGTCGTTCAATAACCACCAGCACAGTGTTCACTCTCGCTGGCAGCCGTGTGCCTGAAAACTGCGGGAGTAATGTTCACATAGCCTGGTTTATACTTAGAACATGCTCAacgccctcacctccccttcccctcccccacccctccaccactacacacacacacacacacacacacacacacactctctctctctctctctctctctctctctctctctctctctctctctgtgtgtgtctgtctgtctgtctgtctgtctgtctgtctgtctgtctgtctgtctctctctctctctctctctctctctctctctctctctctctctctctctctctctctctgtgtgtgtgtctgtctgtctgtctgtctgtctgtctctctctctctctctctctctctctctctctctctctctctctctctctctctctctctctctctctctctctctctctctctcctataacacAAACCACGGCATCAACATACAATTGCGATGGGTCTGCTGTTGAGAGGCAGTTTAGATTATGGCAGGCAATTGATCATAATGATTACAAGTGTCTGTGATGTTTATGACTATATTTATTAAACCAACACCTATATTTTTACAAATTCAGAACACGTTATTTACGTAATCAAAATGATCGAATAATGTGTAAGACTCGGTTAACTGCCTCTGTAGTTTAGAAGTGCCGATCTCCTATTTTTATGGTGCATATGCTCTGATGTGATGGGCGCGTTATTCTTTGTTTCTGCATCAGCTCAAGGGCAGCCCGTGGTATCAGCTAAGAGGGACACTATATCACTCTCCTGGCCGCTGGGGGTGACGGCCTTTACGGTCACGTCGTATTGGCTGCATGGAG
Above is a genomic segment from Portunus trituberculatus isolate SZX2019 chromosome 40, ASM1759143v1, whole genome shotgun sequence containing:
- the LOC123516203 gene encoding uncharacterized protein LOC123516203 isoform X2, yielding MGLSHRIAFRLYAANFYAKRLHSLPPVAASFLLIGKGRNRCPQRQRHPLIVLPWTLTQQQGQQAALLMAALSVITVLLICGLQTTAAIPPELGDGWWTRLSDNWWWQEFLPQVLLRMKRRFLNFESAYLKLKNFSLLINQLVFFTMCERLLMEQQKLTSLYTLMFFNVIIYCVAYVKEVVEREDWTMYVNIARTSNVRHLALSTTKMVLEWTKAVTFIITVVFLLLVMGLEKGLKDYAPTPGYLILTGVYFLVTEKFSTKIVGTWFDNKKFEPFEGMECLYWPTLLLASHLTLSTLLTLLCVSTFNFRLVLLSSFTNLRVKYRELRDDCIKPLQHELATLSSYRPANRSEVRRHDDVCAVCLAPMSSARVTPCYHLFHGDCLRRCLKESNKCPICQYHL
- the LOC123516203 gene encoding uncharacterized protein LOC123516203 isoform X3: MGLSHRIAFRLYAANFYAKRLHSLPPVAASFLLIGKGRNRCPQRQRHPLIGDGWWTRLSDNWWWQEFLPQVLLRMKRRFLNFESAYLKLKNFSLLINQLVFFTMCERLLMEQQKLTSLYTLMFFNVIIYCVAYVKEVVEREDWTMYVNIARTSNVRHLALSTTKMVLEWTKAVTFIITVVFLLLVMGLEKGLKDYAPTPGYLILTGVYFLVTEKFSTKIVGTWFDNKKFEPFEGMECLYWPTLLLASHLTLSTLLTLLCVSTFNFRLVLLSSFTNLRVKYRELRDDCIKPLQHELATLSSYRPANRSEVRRHDDVCAVCLAPMSSARVTPCYHLFHGDCLRRCLKESNKCPICQYHL
- the LOC123516203 gene encoding uncharacterized protein LOC123516203 isoform X1, whose amino-acid sequence is MGLSHRIAFRLYAANFYAKRLHSLPPVAASFLLIGKGRNRCPQRQRHPLIAATLLFLLVLPWTLTQQQGQQAALLMAALSVITVLLICGLQTTAAIPPELGDGWWTRLSDNWWWQEFLPQVLLRMKRRFLNFESAYLKLKNFSLLINQLVFFTMCERLLMEQQKLTSLYTLMFFNVIIYCVAYVKEVVEREDWTMYVNIARTSNVRHLALSTTKMVLEWTKAVTFIITVVFLLLVMGLEKGLKDYAPTPGYLILTGVYFLVTEKFSTKIVGTWFDNKKFEPFEGMECLYWPTLLLASHLTLSTLLTLLCVSTFNFRLVLLSSFTNLRVKYRELRDDCIKPLQHELATLSSYRPANRSEVRRHDDVCAVCLAPMSSARVTPCYHLFHGDCLRRCLKESNKCPICQYHL